The sequence GGAGCGCCATGAACCGCGGGGCCGAGATTCTGGCCTTTTCCAAGGAAGACAGGTTCACGGCTCGGTACACAGCTGGCGTGCTTTTCGCTTCCCATGGCATGGGCATGCCCAGCGCCTCCATTGCCGTGCAGGAACTCATGCGCTTGCTCTATTTCCTCAAAGGCGGAGATCTGACGGCCTTGGACGAGGTTTTTTGGGCCCGGGTGGGCACCAGCGGCGGGGTCGGCCTGCCCGGCGGAACCGTGGTGGTCTCCACCGAGGGATTGATGGCCGATCTCAAGCCGTTTCGCCTGCTCAAAGGCGGCGAAGGAGAATACTGGTTCGATGGCCGTTTTCCGGAGGAGGTTGCCCAGGCCATACAGTCGGCAAACGAGAGGAGCGGCCTGAACGTGGTATTGGGCAAGACCGTCTCGGGCAATGAATTTTTCCTGGAGCAATTTCGGCTGGACGGGGCCATCAATTTTGAGACGCTCGAGAGCAAGATGGCCTGGCTCGAATGGCTGCATGAGAGCGGGGTGCGCAACATCGAAATGGAAGGGGCCATGCTGGCCGGATATCTCAATCATTGGGGATTTCCGAGAGTTGCCATGATCTGCGCCGTTTTGCTCGACCGGCTCCAGGGCGATCAAATCACCTCGTCTCCTGAAGAGCTGCACCGGTTCAGCCGGTACGCGGGCCGGGTTCTTTTCAACTACCTTGAGGCGTCCTTGATCGATCCGGCCCCTGGCCGGGGTAAACACCGACCATGAGTTCAGGTCTTGAAAGGTTAGGTGCGGTCGTTTCCTGGGCGGAAATCCGGGAGCCGGTACCAAGCTCGGCCTGGGCATGGGTTTTGGCGCGGCCCACTGCACGACCCAGGTTCTGGCCCGGGAAGCGAAACCATAAATGGCTCGGCCGTGCGACGGCCACTGATTCACGCTCAAGAGGTCGATATGTTGAAACCAGCGATTCTAATTTTGACTGTTCTTTGCCTCGTTCTGTCCATCTCGGTTTTGGCCGCCAGAACCGCCTTGGCAGACCAAGGAGATCGTCGGATGCAACTGGGAAAGGCCATCGGCGATTTCCCGGACAAGGCTCAAGCCCTTTTGCGATCGATCGTGCTGGATGATGGTTTCATCGGTGTGATCGACAGCGCAATTGCCCGCGAGCTATCGGCCCAACTGGGGCTTGGCGCCAACGAAACGGCACTGGCCCTCATCTCTTTGGCCAGGATCTACGCTGTCCCGCCCATCTCGAATTTTCAGGTGGGGGCCGTGGCCGTGGGCCAGAGCGGGGCCATGTATTTTGGCTGCAACATGGAGTTTCCCGGTCAGGCCCTGAGCTTTTCGGTGCACGCCGAACAGGCCGCGACCATGAACGCCTGGATGCATGGGGAAAAAGGACTTCAAGCCGTGGCCATCACGGCCGCGCCCTGCGGGTACTGCCGCCAGTTTTTGAACGA comes from Deltaproteobacteria bacterium and encodes:
- a CDS encoding uridine phosphorylase, yielding APVLDGSRTDVYYHFGLSSEDPLLEGMKGVRAIVLAGSGERIRDFAAQWSAMNRGAEILAFSKEDRFTARYTAGVLFASHGMGMPSASIAVQELMRLLYFLKGGDLTALDEVFWARVGTSGGVGLPGGTVVVSTEGLMADLKPFRLLKGGEGEYWFDGRFPEEVAQAIQSANERSGLNVVLGKTVSGNEFFLEQFRLDGAINFETLESKMAWLEWLHESGVRNIEMEGAMLAGYLNHWGFPRVAMICAVLLDRLQGDQITSSPEELHRFSRYAGRVLFNYLEASLIDPAPGRGKHRP
- a CDS encoding cytidine deaminase, with the translated sequence MLKPAILILTVLCLVLSISVLAARTALADQGDRRMQLGKAIGDFPDKAQALLRSIVLDDGFIGVIDSAIARELSAQLGLGANETALALISLARIYAVPPISNFQVGAVAVGQSGAMYFGCNMEFPGQALSFSVHAEQAATMNAWMHGEKGLQAVAITAAPCGYCRQFLNELSTADTLAILVRDAPATTLRAMLPEPFGPTDLGVKLRLMDEAVQPLRLASPSNDPVVQAALAAASTSYAPYSGNYAGVAIESAEGVIVAGRSAENAAYNPSMSPLAAALVLYNFANQDLKHIKRAALVQAREETTNQEDASRAVLSTLAGHPGLEVHKATADK